From a region of the Ardenticatena maritima genome:
- a CDS encoding DoxX family protein — MKWQRYLRYGAMGLITLMFLMAGITKLIGHESQVQIFEAAGYPLWFMYLIGVAELAAAIGLWIARTRVYAAALTGLIMLGAAATNVMIGAYANIIVNIVLLLAAAYIIWLERNGAVQHTQQTGGAAA, encoded by the coding sequence ATGAAGTGGCAACGTTATCTGCGCTATGGCGCGATGGGTCTTATCACACTGATGTTCCTGATGGCGGGTATCACCAAACTGATTGGGCATGAATCGCAGGTGCAAATTTTTGAAGCCGCCGGGTATCCGCTCTGGTTCATGTACCTGATTGGCGTGGCTGAATTGGCGGCGGCGATTGGGCTGTGGATTGCACGCACGCGTGTGTACGCCGCTGCGCTGACTGGTCTTATCATGCTTGGGGCAGCCGCTACCAACGTGATGATCGGCGCTTATGCAAACATTATCGTTAACATCGTGCTCTTGCTCGCGGCGGCCTACATCATCTGGCTTGAGCGTAATGGAGCGGTTCAACACACGCAACAAACCGGTGGTGCGGCGGCCTGA
- a CDS encoding hydroxymethylglutaryl-CoA synthase — protein sequence MTRKLKPNRDVGIIGYGAYVPRYRLAAEAIADVWRGGQNAVLPVESKSVPGPDEDTATMAIEAAQNALRRAGIAPELIRAVWVGSESHPYAVKPTSTIVAQALGIAPYTNAADFEFACKAGTEAMQAAIGFVGSGMADYAMAIGMDTAQGRPGDALEYTAAAGGAAYIFGPAEEAIAVLEGSISYVTDTPDFFRRAYQKYPEHGNRFTGEPAYFHHVLNAAQALMDELGLKPEDFAAAVFHQPNSKFPQRAAKKLGFTREQIRAGLLAPVIGNTYAGASPLGFTAALDEAKPGDRLLIVSFGSGAGSDAMSFIVTERIEEVRDRAPRTRTYIERRQPVDYATYMRWRKKVKVY from the coding sequence ATGACACGCAAATTGAAGCCCAACCGAGATGTTGGCATTATCGGCTATGGCGCGTATGTGCCACGCTATCGGCTCGCCGCCGAAGCCATCGCCGATGTCTGGCGGGGAGGGCAAAACGCAGTGCTCCCCGTTGAAAGCAAAAGCGTGCCTGGTCCTGATGAGGACACGGCGACAATGGCAATCGAAGCCGCCCAAAATGCTTTACGCCGTGCGGGCATTGCGCCGGAGTTGATTCGCGCGGTCTGGGTTGGCTCCGAATCGCACCCCTATGCGGTGAAGCCCACCAGTACCATTGTGGCGCAGGCACTGGGCATTGCGCCGTACACCAACGCCGCCGACTTTGAGTTTGCTTGTAAAGCCGGCACCGAAGCCATGCAAGCCGCTATCGGTTTTGTCGGGAGCGGTATGGCCGACTATGCCATGGCTATCGGGATGGACACCGCGCAAGGTCGCCCTGGTGATGCACTCGAATACACGGCGGCCGCCGGCGGCGCGGCGTACATTTTCGGCCCCGCCGAAGAAGCCATCGCGGTGCTGGAAGGCTCTATCAGTTATGTCACCGACACACCGGACTTCTTCCGCCGCGCCTACCAGAAGTACCCTGAGCATGGCAACCGCTTCACAGGCGAACCGGCCTACTTCCACCACGTGTTGAACGCCGCGCAGGCGCTGATGGATGAACTGGGGCTCAAACCGGAAGACTTTGCAGCCGCTGTCTTCCACCAGCCCAACAGCAAATTCCCCCAACGCGCCGCCAAAAAACTGGGCTTCACTCGTGAACAAATTCGCGCCGGCTTGTTGGCGCCCGTCATCGGCAACACCTACGCGGGCGCTTCGCCGCTGGGCTTCACCGCCGCCCTGGACGAAGCCAAGCCCGGCGACCGCCTGCTCATTGTCAGTTTTGGTTCCGGTGCGGGAAGCGACGCCATGAGTTTCATCGTCACCGAGCGCATTGAAGAGGTGCGCGACCGTGCGCCACGTACACGCACCTATATCGAACGCCGCCAGCCTGTTGACTACGCAACCTACATGCGCTGGCGCAAAAAAGTGAAGGTGTACTAG
- a CDS encoding Zn-ribbon domain-containing OB-fold protein, protein MDIPRHWRLRNQRYKLEGSRCARCGTLAFPPRPVCRACRSRDMEPYTFSGRGTVYSYSVVYQSPEGFEDYVPYVVALIDLEEGVRITAQLTDVNPDEVYIGMPVEMVVRKIREDGERGLIVYGYKFRPPLSA, encoded by the coding sequence ATGGATATTCCGCGCCATTGGCGATTACGCAACCAACGGTACAAACTCGAAGGAAGCCGCTGCGCCCGCTGTGGGACGCTGGCATTCCCCCCGCGCCCCGTTTGCCGCGCATGCCGCAGCCGCGACATGGAACCCTACACGTTCTCGGGGCGCGGTACGGTGTACAGTTATTCGGTGGTCTATCAATCACCCGAAGGGTTTGAGGATTACGTGCCCTATGTGGTGGCGCTGATTGATTTGGAAGAAGGTGTGCGCATCACCGCACAGTTGACCGACGTCAATCCGGATGAAGTGTACATTGGCATGCCGGTTGAAATGGTCGTGCGCAAAATTCGGGAAGACGGTGAACGCGGCCTGATTGTGTACGGCTACAAGTTCCGCCCCCCGCTGAGCGCCTGA
- a CDS encoding YceI family protein gives MGWIVDKTHSHIEFAVRHMMIAKVRGSFKDYDVRLDLNEQNPEQSYAEAHIRVASIDTGVEDRDNHLRSPDFFDAEKYPEIVFKSKRIERVDDTHYRVIGDLTIKDTTREVTLDVEVAGPYKDPWGNERLGFVATTKINRKDFGLNWNVALETGGWLVGETVEIEIALEAIKQPEEAPASA, from the coding sequence ATGGGCTGGATCGTTGACAAGACACATTCGCACATTGAATTTGCTGTGCGCCACATGATGATTGCCAAGGTGCGCGGTTCGTTCAAAGACTACGATGTGCGGCTGGACCTGAACGAGCAAAACCCCGAACAATCGTATGCCGAGGCGCACATCCGCGTGGCCAGCATTGATACCGGCGTGGAAGATCGCGACAATCACTTGCGCTCGCCGGACTTCTTCGACGCCGAAAAGTATCCTGAAATCGTCTTCAAATCGAAGCGCATTGAGCGCGTAGATGACACGCATTACCGCGTCATCGGCGACCTCACCATCAAAGATACAACGCGCGAAGTGACGCTCGATGTGGAAGTGGCTGGTCCGTACAAAGACCCGTGGGGCAATGAACGCCTGGGCTTTGTCGCCACAACCAAAATCAACCGCAAGGACTTTGGGTTGAACTGGAACGTGGCGCTGGAAACAGGCGGTTGGCTGGTCGGCGAAACAGTGGAAATCGAGATTGCGTTGGAAGCCATCAAGCAGCCGGAAGAAGCCCCGGCAAGCGCATAA
- a CDS encoding thiolase domain-containing protein, whose amino-acid sequence MRDVAIVGIGQTPVREHWDKGVRDLAVEAVLDAMADAHIERADALYVGNMLSGKLSGQEHLGALIADYAGLEGIEAVKVEAACGSAAATLRQAVLAVQSGAVNIAIAVGVEKLTEMTSGCTTNALAMASDGDYEAEMGLSFVAINALLMQRYMYEYGVDKDDFAAFTINAHANAAHNPNAMFRNRITREQYANAKMIASPINLLDSSPIADGAAAVVIMPADMAFDFSDKPLRVAACEVATDTIALDNRANPLWLRGVECSARKAYRKAGITPEQVRVFEVHDAFSIMAALSLEASGFAEPGTAVRLANEGEITREGRIPIATFGGLKGRGHPVGATGIYQVVEAALQLRGEAPEALQVDDVEYAMAQNIGGSGATVVTTILERLERK is encoded by the coding sequence ATGCGTGATGTAGCGATTGTCGGTATTGGACAAACCCCCGTGCGCGAGCATTGGGACAAAGGCGTGCGCGACCTGGCCGTTGAAGCCGTGCTTGACGCCATGGCGGACGCGCACATTGAACGCGCCGACGCGCTTTACGTAGGCAACATGCTGAGCGGCAAGTTGAGCGGGCAAGAACATTTGGGGGCGCTCATCGCCGATTACGCCGGTTTGGAAGGGATCGAAGCCGTCAAGGTGGAAGCCGCGTGCGGTTCAGCCGCCGCCACATTGCGCCAAGCGGTGCTGGCGGTGCAATCAGGGGCGGTGAACATCGCCATCGCCGTCGGCGTCGAAAAACTGACCGAAATGACCAGCGGCTGCACCACCAACGCACTCGCTATGGCTTCCGACGGCGACTACGAGGCTGAAATGGGGCTTTCGTTCGTGGCCATCAATGCGCTGCTCATGCAACGCTACATGTATGAATACGGCGTGGACAAAGACGATTTTGCCGCCTTCACCATCAACGCCCACGCCAATGCGGCACACAACCCCAACGCCATGTTCCGCAACCGTATCACCCGTGAGCAGTACGCCAACGCGAAGATGATTGCCAGCCCCATCAATCTGCTCGATTCCAGCCCGATTGCTGACGGGGCGGCCGCCGTGGTCATCATGCCGGCTGACATGGCGTTTGATTTTAGCGACAAGCCTCTCCGCGTGGCGGCGTGTGAAGTGGCAACGGATACGATTGCTCTCGACAACCGCGCCAATCCGCTCTGGCTGCGTGGGGTGGAATGCAGCGCGCGCAAAGCCTACCGCAAAGCCGGCATCACACCCGAACAAGTGCGGGTTTTTGAAGTGCATGACGCGTTTAGCATCATGGCGGCGCTCTCGCTGGAAGCCAGCGGCTTTGCCGAACCCGGCACCGCTGTGCGGCTGGCGAACGAGGGTGAAATCACCCGCGAGGGGCGTATTCCCATCGCCACATTTGGCGGTTTGAAAGGGCGTGGGCATCCGGTCGGCGCCACCGGTATCTATCAAGTGGTGGAAGCCGCCCTGCAACTGCGCGGCGAAGCCCCCGAAGCGCTGCAAGTAGACGACGTCGAATATGCCATGGCGCAAAACATCGGCGGCAGTGGCGCCACAGTGGTGACAACGATTTTGGAACGCCTGGAACGCAAGTAA